A stretch of the Colias croceus chromosome 13, ilColCroc2.1 genome encodes the following:
- the LOC123696664 gene encoding regucalcin-like, translating to MSIKVTPVTEPVWLGEGPHWSKEDQALYFVSIFDQTVHKYVPSTGRHTKSKLDAMPGFIIPVEGKKDQFVVGLKREVVVIQWDGENGTAKRLKTITELDKHTPDNRINDAKADPRGRLFVGTMGHEYEPGKFHLKKGSLYRVDPDGQTHRVVDNIDISNGLCWDVKEKAFYYTDSFEYAVRRYDYDIETGDISNPRLVFVYKDHGLKGIVDGMTIDVDGNLWIANFDGKQVIKVDPRAGKLLQKIPTPALQTTSVAFGGPNLDVLYVTSACMNRGEEQPPPCGATFEVTGLGVKGHPSVSVKLL from the exons ATGTCGATAAAAGTGACACCCGTGACAGAGCCGGTATGGCTCGGCGAGGGTCCGCACTGGTCGAAGGAGGACCAAGCGCTATACTTCGTCAGCATCTTCGACCAGACCGTGCACAAGTATGTTCCCAGTACTGGGAGACATACCAAGTCTAAATTGG ACGCTATGCCTGGCTTCATAATCCCCGTAGAAGGCAAAAAGGACCAATTCGTGGTGGGGCTAAAGCGCGAAGTGGTTGTAATTCAATGGGATGGTGAAAACGGTACAGCAAAACGGTTGAAGACCATCACAGAACTGGACAAACATACCCCGGACAATCGGATCAATGATGCTAAAGCTGATCCCAGGGGCAGGCTGTTTGTTG GCACAATGGGCCACGAGTATGAACCGGGCAAATTCCACCTAAAGAAGGGGTCCCTCTATCGCGTAGACCCCGACGGACAGACACACAGAGTTGTGGACAATATCGATATATCTAACGGCCTCTGTTGGGATGTGAAGGAAAAGGCCTTTTATTATACAGACTCTTTTGAATATGCAGTTAGGAGATACGACTATGATATTGAGACTGGTGacattt CGAATCCCCGGCTAGTGTTCGTGTACAAAGACCACGGACTCAAAGGCATTGTTGACGGTATGACCATCGACGTCGATGGTAACCTGTGGATTGCTAACTTCGATGGCAAACAG GTAATCAAAGTGGACCCCAGAGCGGGTAAGCTCCTCCAAAAGATCCCGACTCCAGCGCTACAAACTACATCAGTAGCCTTCGGGGGTCCAAATCTAGACGTGCTATACGTGACGTCAGCGTGTATGAACAGGGGTGAGGAACAACCCCCACCATGCGGGGCCACGTTCGAAGTCACCGGCCTTGGGGTGAAAGGGCACCCCAGTGTTAGCGTCaagttattgtaa
- the LOC123696677 gene encoding regucalcin-like gives MSVKVQKISDSLKLGEGPHWDEKQQALFFVDINGAAIHKYVPSTGEHTFGKLDGRVGFAVPVEGTTDQFVVGVEKTFQVVQWDGKNDSKVNVVKVLGKVDQDVDAPTRINDGKADPRGRIFAGTMGNEVAGEIVGNLGSFYRIDNSGAIVKLCDKISISNGLAWDLKENAMYYTDSFDYNIRRYDYNVETGEISNMRYIFDFKKNGIEGLPDGTTIDKDGNLWVAVFFGSCVIQIDPRTGKLLKKIPIPAEQVTSVIFGGPNYDILFVTSACVNIDNKQKPAAGCTYMVTGLGVTGLPGYNFKLQA, from the exons ATGTCGGttaaagtacaaaaaatatcGGATTCCCTGAAGTTAGGTGAAGGGCCACACTGGGATGAAAAGCAACAGGCGTTGTTTTTTGTTGATATTAATGGGGCTGCCATCCACAAGTATGTACCTTCTACCGGAGAACATACATTCGGCAAACttg aCGGCCGGGTAGGATTCGCAGTTCCAGTCGAAGGTACAACAGACCAGTTTGTAGTTGGTGTTGAGAAGACGTTCCAGGTTGTTCAATGGGACGGCAAGAATGACAGTAAGGTGAATGTGGTGAAGGTCTTGGGGAAGGTTGACCAGGATGTGGACGCCCCCACCAGGATTAATGATGGAAAAGCTGACCCGCGTGGAAGGATTTTTGCTG GCACTATGGGTAACGAAGTGGCGGGCGAAATTGTAGGCAACTTGGGCTCGTTCTACCGCATCGATAATAGCGGAGCCATTGTGAAGCTCTGCGACAAAATAAGTATATCAAACGGACTCGCGTGGGATTTGAAGGAAAATGCGATGTATTATACTGACTCGTTTGACTATAATATACGCAGATATGATTATAATGTGGAAACTGGAGaaattt CCAACATGAGATACATCTTCGATTTCAAAAAGAACGGCATCGAAGGTCTGCCAGACGGAACAACCATAGATAAGGACGGTAATCTATGGGTTGCGGTCTTCTTCGGCTCCTGTGTGATTCAAATTGATCCCCGTACGGggaaattattgaaaaagatCCCCATCCCAGCTGAACAAGTAACCTCTGTGATATTTGGCGGTcctaattatgatattttgttCGTTACAAGCGCTTGTGTTaacatagataataaacaGAAACCCGCTGCCGGTTGTACGTACATGGTAACCGGGCTCGGTGTGACTGGGTTACCAGGCTATAACTTTAAATTGCAAGCATAA
- the LOC123696665 gene encoding putative bifunctional UDP-N-acetylglucosamine transferase and deubiquitinase ALG13, giving the protein MSPSPIRCRGPWKIQKRSSEPDRWLDEMGFFRKHTARDSSCLFRAVSENIYNTQRYYHTVRINCIEFMASNRHLFEGSLSCPIENYLKEMSNPSEWGGIIEVSAMSHLYRRDFVIFEANKGPQTNICNGYGNTIYLFYSPDTKHFDAVYTKEFINNSAFCQSLVYELLYDRVYHLEDLSYAIEKMLHDKVSSNHIEYFLPENVERCKKQKERAKIFIEETNEDDKDKNNNSLTLKCKHHTNDVEKASLFKESLSIFVFNRSLIQLENVCLNCLNVNSAKVLLDNGITPFPYKVAKALDPDIYRNIEFDVWSEMRRELRFGARYSDGTTLQVGVKCLCKLDVDQAVPYHCHIQEMGPDGGPCLVFIEELGEKRIVNFDQLEPLPVEEIKPWAPPYRYSRANSQLLNLSQMLQQIGNIARKQGLKANKKSKTDEMRVSEKEKSKIDWSEDKTDMSYGTYYPTYQHVDYYNFQPIPVEIEAVPLMVDCRTAGAPPQEINGSAPDNHTQQSGGGDVGNAVSSSARASTPATTNSITTYTGGNPPLTHMSSSVPYNCAPYMCGVKSVVWCAPHSPQLAGAHAPPPPPHGVNPHVYKSVQANGADLPMNDIPTLRYYFNLGVECTWAAYGPPQPPPHAPHHPPPRHYSPAAVAQDMQQMSLHERPNHDKHKPNDKPLGPSAPKGNGQRPLLGPRFKRGNNQDNNQSNNHNQNKGHNNNMSNKGPNNRRNSYVDNRNPSYEEGSVGVGGGVVEAPLLTFPYAPYPPPIYPLPYYHIDEPAMMGMMSGMNTMGYMYEEGMEFGVQPVYGAPPYPPVPQVPHPPHVPHPPHVPHPPHVPHSPHVPHPPHAQHGQHVHQNVHAHAQPIHEHK; this is encoded by the exons ATTGAGTTGTCCCATTGAAAATTATCTCAAAGAGATGTCGAATCCTTCTGAATGGGGTGGAATTATTGAGGTGTCAGCTATGAGCCATTTGTATAG ACGAGACTTTGTAATATTTGAAGCAAACAAAGGTCCACAAACAAATATCTGCAATGGTTATGGcaatactatttatttattctattcccCTGACACAAAACACTTTGATGCAGTATACACCaaagaatttattaacaattctGCATTCTGTCAAT CGCTTGTGTACGAACTCCTATATGATCGTGTGTACCACCTGGAGGACTTGTCTTATGCGATTGAAAAAATGCTCCACGACAAAGTTTCAAGCAACCACATTGAATACTTCCTCCCTGAGAATGTGGAACGATGCAAGAAACAGAAAGAGAGAGCTAAGATTTTCATTGAAGAAACTAATGAAGATgacaaagataaaaataataattctctGACATTGAAATGTAAACATCATACCAATGATGTTGAGAAAGCAAGCCTGTTTAAGGAATCATTAAGCATATTTGTGTTCAACCGAAGTCTCATACAGCTTGAGAATGTCTGTTTAAATTGTCTAAACGTAAACAGTGCTAAAGTACTGCTTGATAATGGAATAACACCATTTCCTTATAAAGTAGCAAAGGCGTTAGATCCTGACATTTATCGTAACATTGAATTTGATGTCTGGAGCGAAATGAGAAGAG AATTACGGTTCGGAGCTCGATATTCGGATGGCACTACTTTGCAAGTAGGCGTTAAGTGCTTGTGCAAGTTAGACGTAGACCAGGCTGTGCCGTACCATTGTCATATTCAGGAAATGGGACCGGATGGTGGCCCGTGCTTGGTTTTTATCGAAGAGCTGGGAGAGAAACGCATTGTAAACTTTGATCAATTGGAACCTCTCCCAGTCGAGGAAATTAAGCCATGGGCACCTCCATATAGATACTCTCGAGCTAATTCTCAACTGCTCAATCTCAGCCAAATGCTACAACAGATAG GTAACATCGCGCGTAAACAAGGCTTAAAAGCTAACAAGAAATCTAAAACAGATGAAATGAGAGTATCTGAGAAGGAAAAGAGTAAAATAGATTGGAGCGAGGACAAAACAGATATGTCTTACGGCACTTACTATCCTACGTACCAACATGTGgactattataattttcagccAATACCA GTTGAAATAGAAGCGGTTCCCCTGATGGTGGACTGTAGGACAGCGGGCGCTCCGCCCCAAGAAATTAACGGCTCCGCGCCGGACAACCACACTCAG caaTCGGGTGGTGGGGACGTTGGCAACGCCGTCAGCTCGTCCGCTCGCGCCTCCACGCCCGCTACCACTAATTCCATCACCACTTATACTG GTGGTAACCCGCCGCTCACGCACATGTCATCGAGCGTGCCGTACAACTGCGCGCCGTATATGTGCGGCGTGAAGTCTGTGGTGTGGTGCGCCCCCCACTCGCCGCAGTTGGCCGGAGCCCATGCCCCACCCCCACCCCCGCATGGTGTCAACCCGCACGTGTACAAGAGCGTGCAAGCGAATGGCGCGGATCTGCCTATGAACG ACATACCAACGCTCCGCTACTACTTCAACCTGGGCGTGGAGTGCACGTGGGCGGCGTACGGCCCCCCGCAGCCGCCGCCCCACGCGCCGCATCACCCGCCGCCCAGGCACTACTCGCCCGCCGCTGTTGCACAG GACATGCAACAGATGTCGCTGCACGAGCGGCCGAACCACGACAAGCACAAGCCGAACGACAAGCCCCTGGGGCCCTCCGCGCCCAAGGGCAACGGGCAGAGGCCCTTGCTGGGGCCACG TTTCAAGCGCGGCAACAACCAGGACAACAACCAAAGCAACAATCACAACCAGAACAAAGGgcacaacaacaacatgtcCAACAAGGGACCTAACAATCG CCGCAACTCATACGTAGACAACCGCAACCCCTCGTACGAGGAAGGTTCCGTAGGAGTGGGGGGAGGGGTTGTGGAAGCACCCCTGCTGACCTTCCCCTACGCGCCCTACCCCCCGCCGATATACCCCCTGCCGTACTACCATATTGATGAGCCTG CTATGATGGGCATGATGAGCGGCATGAACACGATGGGCTACATGTACGAGGAGGGCATGGAGTTCGGCGTGCAGCCCGTGTACGGCGCGCCGCCCTACCCGCCCGTGCCGCAGGTGCCGCACCCGCCGCACGTGCCGCACCCGCCGCACGTACCGCACCCGCCGCACGTACCGCACTCACCGCACGTACCGCACCCACCGCACGCACAGCACGGACAGCACGTGCACCAGAATGTGCACGCGCACGCTCAGCCGATACATGAGCATAAGTAG